A section of the Armatimonadota bacterium genome encodes:
- a CDS encoding cysteine desulfurase — translation MEYDVRRVRSDFPCLDQEVRDRPLVYLDSAATAQRPSCVIGAVERYYSTYNASVHRGVHALAARATDAFEGARRSLQGFVNARSADEIVVTKGCTEALNLVASSYGSAQIKPGDQILVSTLEHHSNIVPWQMAAQRSGAVVRPIPIDDAGVLDLEALDRLLRRPTAVVAVNHVSNALGTINPVKEIATRAHRAGAIIVVDGAQAGPHMPIDVQALDADFYAISGHKMYGPTGVGVLYGKLDLLRAIPPYQGGGSMIHTVTFEKTTYAEPPAKFEAGTPPIAEFIGLGAAAEYVLGLGRENIVAHEHEVLEYGRGLVGEVEGVRIVGNAPDRCGILSFVIDGVHPHDVGTVLDTEGIAVRAGHHCAQPLMDRLGLAATVRASLGMYSTKEEMEVLVAGIRKVKEVFL, via the coding sequence TTGGAGTACGACGTTCGGCGCGTTCGATCGGATTTCCCGTGCCTCGATCAGGAGGTTCGCGACAGGCCGCTGGTGTATCTGGACAGTGCTGCCACGGCGCAGCGCCCAAGCTGCGTCATCGGGGCTGTCGAACGCTATTACAGCACTTATAACGCCAGCGTCCATCGTGGGGTGCATGCCCTGGCGGCAAGGGCCACCGATGCCTTCGAGGGGGCCAGGCGTTCCCTTCAGGGCTTTGTGAACGCTAGGAGCGCCGATGAGATCGTCGTTACCAAGGGCTGCACCGAAGCACTGAACCTGGTTGCGTCGAGCTACGGATCCGCCCAAATTAAGCCGGGAGACCAGATCTTGGTGTCCACGCTGGAGCACCACAGCAACATCGTTCCCTGGCAGATGGCGGCTCAGCGTTCCGGCGCCGTAGTGCGTCCGATCCCCATCGACGATGCGGGAGTTCTGGATCTCGAAGCGCTCGACCGGCTGCTTCGGCGCCCGACGGCCGTCGTCGCGGTGAACCACGTCAGCAACGCTCTGGGAACGATCAATCCTGTCAAGGAGATCGCCACGCGGGCCCATCGGGCCGGAGCGATCATTGTGGTGGATGGCGCTCAGGCGGGCCCGCACATGCCGATCGACGTTCAAGCGCTCGATGCCGATTTCTATGCGATTTCTGGCCATAAGATGTATGGACCCACCGGAGTTGGAGTGCTCTATGGCAAGCTGGATCTGCTCAGGGCCATCCCGCCCTATCAGGGCGGCGGCAGCATGATCCACACGGTCACATTCGAAAAGACCACTTACGCCGAGCCGCCGGCCAAGTTTGAGGCCGGGACCCCTCCCATTGCAGAGTTCATCGGATTGGGGGCGGCCGCTGAGTATGTGCTTGGACTCGGCCGCGAAAACATCGTGGCCCATGAACACGAGGTGCTCGAATACGGCCGCGGCCTGGTAGGCGAAGTCGAGGGCGTTCGGATCGTCGGCAACGCGCCGGATCGCTGCGGGATTCTCTCATTCGTGATCGATGGGGTTCATCCGCACGACGTTGGAACGGTGCTGGATACGGAGGGTATCGCTGTGCGCGCGGGCCATCATTGTGCTCAGCCGCTGATGGATCGTTTGGGGCTGGCGGCTACAGTTCGAGCTTCGCTCGGGATGTATTCGACGAAGGAGGAAATGGAGGTCCTTGTGGCGGGGATCAGAAAGGTGAAGGAGGTGTTTCTGTAA
- a CDS encoding SUF system NifU family Fe-S cluster assembly protein: protein MSDLRDLYQEVILDHNKRPRNKGAMVQPTSQAAGVNPLCGDRVTVYLEVKDGIIEDVMFDGIGCAISTASASLMTDAVKGLKVEEAEKLFESFHKGMTEDPGALESVSEDHPELMALGGVWEFPVRVKCATLAWHAMHAALSGEREVSTE, encoded by the coding sequence ATGTCCGACCTACGCGATCTGTACCAAGAAGTGATCCTTGACCATAACAAAAGGCCAAGGAACAAGGGCGCCATGGTGCAGCCCACGAGCCAGGCTGCCGGCGTGAACCCCCTCTGCGGGGATCGGGTCACGGTGTATCTTGAAGTCAAGGACGGAATCATCGAAGACGTCATGTTTGATGGTATAGGCTGCGCGATATCCACGGCGTCGGCTTCGTTAATGACCGACGCGGTGAAGGGCCTCAAGGTAGAAGAGGCCGAGAAGCTCTTCGAGAGCTTTCACAAAGGCATGACCGAGGACCCCGGCGCCCTGGAGTCCGTGAGTGAGGACCATCCCGAGCTCATGGCGCTGGGCGGAGTCTGGGAGTTTCCTGTCAGGGTCAAGTGTGCGACGCTGGCCTGGCACGCCATGCACGCCGCGCTCTCAGGCGAAAGAGAGGTGAGCACCGAATAA
- a CDS encoding DUF59 domain-containing protein, with product MPEPIPPPTSDTGAKTLNPIEKTLLENEVIDMLRTVFDPEIPVNVYDLGLIYEVNVSDKAEVHVVMTLTTPNCPVADILPQEVEDRVRLIPRVRSAWVELTWDPPFTLDRVSDEVKLMLGLL from the coding sequence ATGCCCGAGCCCATTCCTCCTCCAACTTCCGACACAGGGGCCAAGACCCTCAACCCCATCGAGAAGACCTTGCTCGAAAACGAGGTCATCGACATGCTGCGCACCGTCTTCGACCCCGAGATCCCGGTGAATGTGTACGACCTTGGACTGATTTACGAGGTCAACGTGAGCGACAAAGCCGAGGTGCATGTCGTGATGACGCTCACCACCCCCAACTGCCCCGTGGCCGACATCCTGCCCCAGGAGGTCGAGGACCGCGTCCGGCTCATACCAAGGGTTCGGTCGGCCTGGGTCGAGCTCACCTGGGACCCGCCTTTCACGCTCGATCGCGTCTCGGACGAAGTCAAACTGATGCTCGGCCTGCTTTGA
- a CDS encoding Rrf2 family transcriptional regulator, with translation MKFSTQEEYGLRCLVAIARNNADHDLTIPKLAKMESLSEPHVAKLLMILRKGGFVKSTRGHTGGYTLGMPAEEIVIGNVLGCLGGRIYEKGFCERHSGLSSMCIHENCCYIGELWYRLQEAVDNVLMNVTLAQLLSREPRVSPLKIKPNCRPRKPVFEGRLAERKINV, from the coding sequence TTGAAGTTTAGTACCCAAGAGGAATACGGTCTGCGATGTCTGGTTGCGATCGCGCGAAACAACGCGGATCATGATCTGACCATCCCGAAGCTCGCGAAAATGGAGAGCCTGAGCGAACCCCACGTCGCCAAGCTGCTCATGATCCTCCGGAAGGGAGGCTTCGTCAAGAGCACTCGCGGCCACACGGGCGGCTACACGTTGGGCATGCCGGCTGAGGAGATCGTGATCGGCAACGTCCTGGGGTGCCTCGGTGGGCGCATTTATGAAAAGGGCTTTTGCGAGCGCCACAGCGGCCTGAGCTCGATGTGCATCCACGAGAATTGCTGCTACATCGGCGAGCTTTGGTACCGGCTTCAGGAAGCGGTGGACAACGTGCTGATGAACGTGACCCTGGCCCAACTGCTCTCGCGCGAGCCTCGCGTATCGCCTCTCAAGATCAAGCCCAACTGCAGGCCGAGAAAGCCCGTCTTCGAGGGCCGGCTGGCCGAGCGCAAGATCAATGTCTGA
- a CDS encoding iron-sulfur cluster assembly accessory protein: MSEAALPSFPVAVSPAAIPHLRRVLTRDGRPDVFLRIGVKGGGCSGFEYVLKLESAKRASDLEADWDGIRIVCDPKSAKFLEGSTLVYTGNLIGGGFKFENPNAARSCGCGTSFMPR, encoded by the coding sequence ATGTCTGAGGCCGCGTTGCCTTCGTTTCCCGTCGCCGTCTCGCCCGCAGCGATCCCTCATCTGCGCCGCGTCTTGACCCGTGACGGCCGGCCGGACGTGTTTCTGCGCATCGGGGTGAAGGGGGGCGGCTGCTCGGGGTTTGAGTATGTGCTCAAGCTTGAGAGCGCCAAGCGCGCGAGCGACCTTGAAGCGGATTGGGACGGAATTCGTATCGTGTGCGACCCAAAATCCGCGAAGTTCCTCGAGGGTTCGACGCTCGTTTACACGGGCAACCTGATCGGGGGCGGATTCAAGTTTGAAAACCCCAACGCGGCGCGAAGCTGTGGCTGCGGGACCAGCTTCATGCCGAGGTAG